Proteins from a genomic interval of Falco rusticolus isolate bFalRus1 chromosome 7, bFalRus1.pri, whole genome shotgun sequence:
- the LOC119151768 gene encoding extracellular tyrosine-protein kinase PKDCC-like yields the protein MAAVRARRGARLSAAALLALGALALLALLALPVLPAGRGEGRPGSPPPPPLPLPPGLREELRQRRRDLRRLAAAAGGGGEAAAGGLGCGDLSLATGVSVLGWGFTKVVARAALAGGGAVALKSVHGAGREVRQCVQRYGAPAGCRRLAAYKLLKEVTLLRRLQHPGIVQLHGQCYDNSGDAEIRVTAMLELGAPLEMIHLLQTPWEERFKICLSLVKLLFYLAHSPLGSIVLLDFQPRQFVMVDGNLKVTDMDDASTEELSCKEDNDCTLDFPTKSFPLKCSAVGKCEGINEKKNLFNAYRYFFTYLLPHSAPPALRPFLSDILNATGNLRYGINETLKAFENVLHLYKSGLYLQKRPLLLKGYISLKGFRTVEGEDYKCWPSYSHLGCLLSVHSAEEAAAICNSQSQCQSFIVTQQRTWTGRPLASFQSSLTDLIPDADAVVYIKRSASSGEKL from the exons atGGCGGCGGtgcgggcgcggcggggcgcccGGCTGAGCGCGGCGGCGCTGCTGGCGCTGGGGGCCCTGGCGCTGCTGGCGCTGCTGGCGCTGCCGGTGCTGCCGGCCGGCCGTGGCGAGGGGCGCCCGgggtccccgccgccgccgccgctcccgctgCCGCCGGGCTTGCGGGAGGAGCTGCGGCAGCGGCGGCGCGACCTGCGGCgcctggcggcggcggcgggcggcggcggggaggcggcggcgggcgggctgggcTGCGGCGACCTGAGCCTGGCGACGGGCGTCAGCGTGCTGGGATGGGGCTTCACCAAGGTGGTGGCGCGGGCGGCGctggcgggcggcggcgccgtCGCCCTCAAGTCGGTGCACGGGGCGGGCCGGGAGGTGCGGCAGTGCGTGCAGCGCTACGGGGCGCCGGCCGGCTGCCGCCGCCTGGCCGCCTACAAGCTGCTGAAGGAGGTGACGCTGCTGCGGCGCCTGCAGCATCCCGGCATCGTCCAG CTGCACGGTCAGTGCTACGATAACAGCGGAGATGCTGAAATACGGGTCACAGCTATGTTGGAGCTGGGAGCCCCCCTGGAGATGATTCATCTTCTGCAGACGCCTTGGGAGGAGAGATTTAAA ATTTGCCTGAGTCTTGTGAAACTGCTGTTTTACTTGGCACATTCCCCCCTGGGTTCAATAGTCCTCTTGGATTTCCAGCCGAGGCAGTTTGTTATGGTGGATGGAAACCTTAAAGTGACAGACATGGATGATGCCAGCACTGAGGAACTGTCATGCAAGGAAGATAATGACTGCACACTCGACTTCCCTACAAAAAGCTTCCCTCTCAAGTGCTCTGCGGTTGGGAAATGTGaaggaataaatgaaaagaagaatCTTTTCAATGCATATCG gtattttttCACCTATCTTTTGCCACACTCTGCGCCACCAGCTTTGCGGCCTTTTTTGAGTGATATTCTGAATGCAACAG GTAATTTACGATATGGAATAAATGAAACcctgaaagcttttgaaaacGTTTTACATCTGTACAAGTCTGGGCTCTATCTGCAGAAAAGacctcttcttttaaaag GCTACATCTCCCTGAAGGGCTTCCGGACGGTAGAAGGAGAAGACTACAAGTGCTGGCCCTCCTACAGCCACCTGGGGTGCCTGCTCTCTGTTCACAGCGCCGAGGAAGCTGCCGCAATTTGTAACTCCCAGTCGCAGTGTCAGAGTTTTATTGTCACCCAGCAGAGGACGTGGACAG gaCGCCCACTTGCCTCGTTTCAGAGTAGCCTGACTGATTTAATACCGGATGCTGACGCTGTAGTCTATATTAAACGATCGGCTTCCTCAGGGGAAAAACTTTAA